A window from Methylococcus mesophilus encodes these proteins:
- the ubiH gene encoding 2-octaprenyl-6-methoxyphenyl hydroxylase — MKTFDYDVLIVGGGLAGGSLALALAGSPLKVAVVESSTESERQAAPAGTRALALARGTARILETLGVWAAVEPKATPIRNIHVSDRGHFGKARLSAEREGVAALGYVVTARDVEDAVAGALQAGTVELIQPARLIGLRAGPDSVHVSLKRGEETLMLSARLVVGADGSESTVRRLLEIPQIVREYGQTALVFEVATELDHRNVAYERFTSSGPLAVLPLGRRRCSVVWTLAPSEAEELRALPEAEFLARFQETFGYWLGALGPVGPRQTFPLKLIRAGRMADDRVVLIGNAMHQLHPVAGQGFNLGLRDAAQLAERLIVKQGFGEDIGDPAFLHSYAEARQRDLRSTVAFTDSLIRLFSNDFLPLALVRSIGLFALDCLPPAKHLLARHAMGLAERLPRFT, encoded by the coding sequence ATGAAAACTTTCGATTACGACGTCCTCATCGTCGGCGGCGGCCTGGCCGGCGGCAGCCTGGCGCTGGCCTTGGCCGGTTCGCCGCTCAAGGTGGCCGTGGTGGAGAGCAGCACCGAATCCGAACGCCAGGCGGCTCCCGCCGGCACGCGCGCGCTGGCGCTGGCGCGGGGCACCGCCCGTATCCTCGAGACTCTGGGCGTTTGGGCCGCGGTCGAGCCGAAAGCCACGCCGATCCGCAACATCCACGTCTCGGACCGCGGCCATTTCGGCAAGGCCCGGCTCAGCGCCGAACGCGAAGGCGTCGCCGCCTTGGGGTATGTGGTCACCGCGCGCGATGTCGAGGATGCGGTGGCCGGCGCTCTGCAGGCCGGGACGGTCGAGCTGATCCAGCCCGCCCGCCTGATCGGGTTGCGGGCCGGGCCGGATTCGGTCCACGTCAGCCTCAAGCGCGGCGAGGAGACCCTGATGTTGTCCGCCCGCCTCGTCGTCGGCGCCGACGGCAGCGAGTCCACCGTCCGCCGGCTGCTGGAAATTCCCCAGATCGTCCGCGAATACGGCCAGACGGCCTTGGTGTTCGAGGTAGCCACCGAACTCGACCACCGCAACGTCGCCTACGAACGCTTCACCTCGTCGGGGCCGCTGGCCGTGCTGCCGCTCGGGCGGCGGCGCTGCTCGGTGGTGTGGACGCTGGCGCCGTCCGAAGCCGAAGAGTTGCGTGCCTTGCCGGAAGCCGAATTCCTGGCCCGCTTTCAGGAGACCTTCGGCTATTGGCTGGGGGCGCTGGGTCCGGTCGGTCCGCGCCAGACCTTTCCCCTCAAGCTGATCCGTGCCGGCCGGATGGCCGACGACCGGGTGGTGCTGATCGGCAACGCCATGCACCAGCTTCATCCGGTAGCGGGGCAGGGCTTCAACCTGGGGCTGCGCGATGCGGCCCAACTCGCGGAGCGCCTGATCGTGAAACAGGGGTTCGGCGAGGACATCGGCGATCCGGCGTTCCTCCACAGCTACGCCGAGGCCCGCCAGCGCGACCTCCGCAGCACCGTGGCCTTCACCGACAGCCTGATCCGGCTGTTTTCCAACGATTTTCTGCCTCTCGCGCTGGTCCGCAGCATCGGATTGTTCGCGCTCGATTGCCTGCCCCCGGCCAAACACCTGCTGGCCCGCCACGCCATGGGTCTGGCCGAACGCCTGCCTCGATTCACCTGA
- the pepP gene encoding Xaa-Pro aminopeptidase produces MPLSEFQQRRRRLLKRMKKRSVALIAGAPAAVRNRDVEFPYRQDSDFAYLTGFAEPESLAVFIPGRKEGEFVLFCREFDAKMAVWVGRSAGLEGAREVFGADEAHPIAELDAVLPGLLENHEAVYYPIGHQSEFDAQVMRAINNIRSRARSGVGVPEQFVSLDKLVHELRLFKSEHEIALMRRAADVSAEAHKRAMRICRPGMYEYQIEAEILHEFTRHGMRSPAYPSIVAGGNNACTLHYTANDAVLHDGDLLLIDAGAEHDHYAADITRTFPVNGRFSEAQRALYELVLEAQTAAIGEVRPGKRWNDPHAAAVRVLTKGLVALGLLEGKPAKLVKDEAYKKFYMHRTGHWLGLDVHDVGDYKAGSDWRKLEPGMVLTVEPGLYLPADCEDVDPRFRGIGIRIEDDVLVTPDGCEILTSGVPKTVAEIEALMRP; encoded by the coding sequence TTGCCCCTGTCCGAGTTCCAGCAGCGCCGCCGCCGTCTGCTCAAGCGCATGAAGAAACGAAGCGTCGCCCTCATTGCCGGCGCACCCGCCGCGGTGCGCAACCGCGACGTGGAGTTCCCCTACCGCCAGGACAGCGACTTCGCCTATCTCACCGGCTTCGCCGAGCCCGAGTCGCTGGCGGTGTTCATTCCGGGCCGGAAAGAAGGCGAGTTCGTGCTGTTCTGCCGCGAATTCGACGCCAAGATGGCCGTCTGGGTGGGACGCAGCGCCGGGCTCGAGGGCGCACGCGAGGTGTTCGGTGCGGATGAGGCCCATCCGATCGCCGAGCTCGACGCGGTGTTGCCGGGCCTCTTGGAGAACCACGAAGCCGTATACTACCCGATCGGGCATCAGTCCGAATTCGACGCCCAGGTGATGCGGGCGATCAACAACATCCGCAGCCGGGCGCGCAGCGGGGTCGGTGTGCCGGAACAGTTCGTCTCGCTTGACAAGCTCGTGCACGAACTGCGGCTGTTCAAATCGGAGCACGAGATCGCCTTGATGCGGCGGGCCGCCGACGTTTCCGCCGAGGCGCACAAGCGGGCCATGCGGATCTGCCGTCCCGGCATGTACGAATACCAGATCGAGGCGGAAATCCTGCATGAATTCACCCGCCACGGCATGCGTTCGCCCGCCTACCCCAGCATCGTCGCCGGCGGCAACAATGCCTGCACCCTGCACTACACTGCCAATGACGCGGTGCTGCACGACGGCGATCTGCTGCTGATCGACGCCGGCGCCGAGCACGACCATTACGCCGCCGACATCACCCGGACTTTCCCGGTCAACGGCCGCTTCAGCGAAGCCCAGCGCGCCCTGTACGAACTGGTGCTGGAGGCGCAAACGGCGGCGATCGGCGAGGTCCGGCCGGGCAAGCGCTGGAACGATCCGCACGCCGCCGCGGTCCGGGTCCTGACGAAAGGCCTGGTCGCCCTGGGGCTGCTCGAGGGCAAGCCCGCCAAGCTCGTCAAAGACGAGGCCTACAAGAAATTCTACATGCACCGGACCGGGCACTGGTTAGGTCTGGACGTCCACGACGTGGGCGACTACAAGGCCGGCAGCGACTGGCGCAAGCTTGAGCCCGGCATGGTGCTCACGGTCGAGCCTGGGCTCTACCTGCCGGCGGACTGCGAGGACGTCGATCCGCGGTTCCGGGGCATCGGCATCCGCATCGAGGACGACGTCCTCGTCACCCCGGACGGCTGCGAGATCCTCACTTCCGGCGTGCCCAAGACGGTCGCCGAGATCGAAGCGCTGATGCGGCCATGA
- a CDS encoding UPF0149 family protein, giving the protein MKYPQVRQVTSMHDSPSYEDIQAIFLNHHVPSSAAEAHGTLAGLLCVDGRLDCGQWLSAVFGEDKAGLDPEERGSCETLCNRTREQLDAFDFSFELCLPDDDQPMTDRARALGEWCQGFLYGLGYKLGGSDWPGECTEVLDDILQLSRLDAEHADETDEEAYAELTEFVRAGVHLVRSEFEQNAAPQLH; this is encoded by the coding sequence ATGAAATATCCGCAAGTTCGACAAGTCACCTCCATGCACGACAGTCCCTCCTACGAGGACATCCAGGCGATATTCCTCAATCACCACGTTCCTTCCAGCGCGGCCGAAGCCCACGGCACGCTGGCGGGCCTCTTGTGCGTCGACGGGCGGCTCGATTGCGGGCAGTGGCTGAGCGCCGTGTTCGGCGAAGACAAGGCGGGGCTGGATCCGGAAGAGCGGGGGTCCTGCGAAACCCTCTGCAACCGGACGCGCGAGCAACTGGATGCCTTCGACTTCAGCTTCGAATTGTGCCTGCCGGACGACGACCAGCCTATGACCGATCGCGCCCGAGCCCTGGGCGAATGGTGTCAGGGATTCCTCTATGGTTTGGGCTACAAGCTCGGCGGCAGCGACTGGCCCGGCGAATGTACCGAGGTGCTCGACGACATCCTCCAGCTTTCCCGCCTCGACGCGGAGCATGCCGATGAAACCGACGAGGAGGCTTATGCCGAGCTCACCGAATTCGTGCGGGCCGGAGTCCACCTGGTCCGCAGCGAGTTCGAACAGAACGCCGCCCCCCAGCTCCACTGA
- a CDS encoding cell division protein ZapA, whose protein sequence is MSEHRPIKVHLLGKEYPIGCAEDEQHDLLIAARFLDERMRKIRETGRVIGTERIAIMAALNIAHELVQAQHEIRLLNQSLANQHAMNSLGSGSSWSG, encoded by the coding sequence ATGAGCGAACATCGCCCCATCAAAGTGCATCTTCTTGGCAAAGAATATCCCATCGGCTGCGCCGAAGATGAACAGCACGACCTGCTGATCGCCGCCCGTTTCCTCGACGAGAGAATGCGCAAGATCCGCGAAACCGGCCGAGTAATCGGCACCGAGCGCATCGCGATCATGGCGGCCTTGAACATCGCCCACGAACTGGTCCAGGCCCAGCACGAAATCCGGCTGCTGAACCAGAGCCTCGCCAATCAGCATGCCATGAATTCACTCGGCTCCGGCAGCAGCTGGAGCGGCTGA
- a CDS encoding 5-formyltetrahydrofolate cyclo-ligase, whose amino-acid sequence MITPAEIRTRLREWRRAQAPIDVHRNSLRIAGHCIGSGWLDADARIAAYLPNDGEVDTATLFGYLRERGRIAYIPMLRQRMLWFGPYTGPAALHPNRYGIPEPVIDDSTIADARELDLVFVPLVAFDPRGHRLGMGGGYYDRTFAFRLDEPATMRPRLIGLAFEGQKLERLDAQPWDVPLDAIVTEAGIYRCPGRLSASR is encoded by the coding sequence ATGATCACGCCCGCCGAGATCCGGACCCGGCTCCGCGAATGGCGACGCGCCCAAGCCCCTATCGACGTCCACCGGAACAGCCTGCGGATCGCCGGCCATTGCATCGGCTCAGGCTGGCTCGATGCCGATGCCCGGATAGCGGCGTACCTGCCCAATGACGGCGAGGTCGACACGGCGACACTGTTCGGATACCTCCGCGAACGCGGCCGTATCGCCTACATCCCCATGCTGCGGCAGCGCATGCTCTGGTTCGGACCGTATACCGGCCCCGCTGCATTGCATCCCAATCGCTACGGCATCCCGGAACCCGTTATCGACGACAGCACGATCGCCGATGCCAGGGAACTCGATCTCGTGTTCGTGCCCCTGGTGGCGTTCGATCCACGGGGCCACCGCCTCGGCATGGGCGGCGGCTACTACGACCGCACCTTTGCGTTCCGGCTCGATGAACCTGCGACCATGCGCCCCCGCCTGATCGGCCTCGCTTTTGAAGGCCAGAAGCTTGAGCGGCTGGATGCCCAGCCCTGGGACGTCCCGCTGGATGCCATAGTCACCGAGGCGGGCATCTACCGCTGCCCTGGCCGTCTGTCCGCTTCCCGCTGA
- a CDS encoding response regulator transcription factor: protein MPTSLNVRNSPPRTRTEPLVHIVDGQPAVRDALKILVESEGLPARCFATGKDFLNYCTPDTHGCILLDLRLPEISGLELQKTLTDKGIRTPIIFISGKGDVPALAEAFRSGAFDFIEKPFENAGFMNRLREAIALDLRTCEHRRRQTEAAAQYAGLSKRERQVLHCTVKGYSSKDTAKSLGISHRTVEIYRANVMRKMHAETLAELVRIALLLETD, encoded by the coding sequence ATGCCAACAAGCCTAAACGTCCGCAATAGCCCACCGCGAACCAGGACCGAACCCCTGGTCCATATCGTCGACGGCCAGCCGGCGGTGCGCGACGCGCTGAAAATTCTGGTCGAGTCCGAGGGCTTGCCGGCGCGCTGCTTCGCCACCGGGAAGGACTTTCTGAATTACTGCACCCCCGATACCCACGGCTGCATCTTGCTGGACCTGCGGCTCCCGGAAATCTCCGGCCTGGAACTGCAGAAAACATTGACAGACAAAGGTATACGGACACCGATCATTTTCATCAGCGGGAAAGGCGACGTACCGGCCCTGGCAGAGGCCTTCCGGAGCGGAGCCTTCGATTTCATCGAAAAGCCATTTGAAAATGCGGGTTTCATGAACCGGCTGCGGGAGGCCATTGCACTGGATCTGAGGACCTGCGAGCACCGGCGCCGGCAGACGGAAGCCGCAGCGCAGTATGCCGGCCTCAGCAAACGGGAAAGGCAGGTGCTGCATTGCACCGTCAAGGGCTATTCGTCCAAGGACACGGCGAAATCCCTCGGCATCAGCCATCGGACCGTCGAAATCTACCGCGCCAACGTGATGCGGAAAATGCACGCCGAAACTTTGGCGGAGCTGGTGCGGATAGCCCTCCTGCTCGAAACCGATTGA
- a CDS encoding DUF2934 domain-containing protein → MAATVLSRTMKPVSYEEAEIVFPPPDPDILHALIAEAAYLRAERRGFAGGGELEDWLEAEKEVLEMQERLSIPTPD, encoded by the coding sequence ATGGCAGCAACCGTATTGTCCCGAACTATGAAACCCGTCTCCTACGAGGAGGCGGAGATTGTGTTCCCGCCGCCCGATCCCGACATCCTGCACGCGCTGATCGCGGAAGCGGCGTATTTGAGGGCCGAAAGGCGTGGTTTCGCAGGAGGCGGCGAGCTGGAAGACTGGCTGGAGGCGGAGAAGGAAGTGCTGGAAATGCAGGAGAGGCTTTCGATCCCGACGCCCGATTGA
- a CDS encoding NAD(P)/FAD-dependent oxidoreductase yields MQSYKYLVVGGGMTADAAIQGIRELDPQGSIGLIGAEPHLPYKRPLLSKGLWLGKSFDQIWYGTEARGISAFLGRTATHLDLAGKSVADDQGALYGFDKLLLATGGRPRRFPFGGDDILYFRSVDDYLRLRTLTETRRKFAVIGGGFIGSEIAAALASIGKEVVMIFPEDCIGSRVFPGNLCRFLNRYYRDQGVELLNGRTVTGLVREGDEIRLALGETGEEALVVDGVVAGIGIEPETRLAEAAGLPVDRGIVVNEFLQAGHPDVYAAGDVASFHNPALGRRMHVEHEDNARTMGRLAGRNMAGEANPYRHLPYFYSDLFDLGYEAVGELDSRLETVEDWSEPCRKGVVYYVAQGRVRGVLLWNVWDRVEAARALIEETGPFGPGDLAGRL; encoded by the coding sequence ATGCAAAGCTACAAATATCTGGTCGTTGGCGGCGGCATGACGGCGGATGCGGCGATCCAGGGCATACGCGAGCTCGATCCGCAGGGCTCCATCGGCCTCATCGGCGCGGAACCGCATCTTCCGTATAAGCGGCCGCTGCTGTCCAAGGGGCTCTGGTTGGGCAAGTCCTTCGACCAGATATGGTACGGCACCGAAGCACGCGGGATCAGCGCATTCCTGGGACGGACAGCGACCCATCTCGACCTGGCGGGAAAGTCCGTCGCCGACGACCAAGGTGCGCTCTACGGATTCGATAAGCTGCTTCTTGCCACGGGCGGCCGGCCGCGCCGTTTTCCGTTCGGCGGCGACGACATCCTGTATTTCCGCAGCGTCGACGACTACCTCCGCCTGCGGACGCTGACCGAGACGCGGCGGAAGTTCGCCGTCATCGGCGGCGGCTTCATCGGTTCGGAGATCGCCGCGGCCCTGGCGTCGATCGGCAAGGAGGTAGTAATGATCTTCCCGGAAGACTGCATCGGCAGCCGGGTGTTTCCGGGCAACCTATGCCGGTTTCTCAACCGGTATTACCGGGACCAGGGCGTCGAGTTGCTGAACGGCCGGACAGTCACCGGCCTGGTTCGGGAGGGCGATGAGATCCGCCTCGCGCTCGGCGAGACCGGTGAAGAAGCCCTCGTGGTGGACGGCGTCGTCGCCGGCATCGGCATCGAGCCGGAGACTCGGCTTGCCGAAGCGGCTGGGTTGCCGGTAGACCGGGGCATTGTCGTCAACGAGTTTCTGCAGGCCGGGCATCCCGACGTGTACGCCGCCGGTGATGTCGCGTCCTTTCACAACCCGGCGCTTGGCCGCCGGATGCACGTGGAGCATGAGGATAACGCCCGTACCATGGGGCGGCTGGCCGGGCGCAACATGGCCGGCGAAGCGAATCCGTACCGCCACCTGCCCTACTTCTACTCCGATCTGTTCGATCTGGGTTACGAAGCGGTGGGGGAGCTGGATTCGCGGCTGGAGACCGTGGAGGACTGGTCCGAGCCTTGCCGTAAGGGCGTGGTCTACTATGTGGCCCAGGGGCGCGTGCGCGGCGTACTGCTGTGGAACGTCTGGGACCGGGTGGAAGCCGCCCGCGCGCTGATCGAGGAGACTGGGCCGTTTGGGCCGGGAGATCTGGCCGGAAGGCTGTGA
- the fae gene encoding formaldehyde-activating enzyme: MNGLKIDRVLVGEALVGEGNELAHIDLIMGPRGSAAEVAFCTTLTNQKRGDNALLALVAPNLMAKPATVMFNKVEIKNEKQATQMFGPAERGVAKAVVDSVKEGVIPRSEAEHVFICVGVFIHWDAEDNAKIQDWNYQATKLAISRAVEGKPDIAEVIAQEGVVHHPLAAHD; this comes from the coding sequence ATGAACGGTTTGAAGATCGATCGGGTGCTGGTGGGCGAGGCGCTGGTCGGCGAAGGCAACGAACTGGCGCATATCGATCTCATCATGGGGCCCCGCGGGAGCGCCGCCGAAGTGGCGTTCTGCACGACCCTCACCAATCAGAAGCGCGGCGACAACGCCTTGCTGGCTCTGGTTGCGCCCAATCTGATGGCGAAACCCGCCACGGTGATGTTCAACAAGGTCGAGATCAAGAACGAAAAGCAGGCGACCCAGATGTTCGGGCCGGCGGAACGCGGCGTGGCCAAGGCGGTGGTGGATTCGGTCAAGGAAGGCGTCATCCCGCGGTCAGAGGCTGAGCATGTGTTCATTTGCGTCGGCGTGTTCATCCATTGGGACGCCGAGGACAACGCCAAAATCCAGGACTGGAACTACCAGGCGACCAAACTGGCGATTTCACGTGCGGTGGAGGGCAAGCCCGATATCGCGGAAGTCATCGCGCAGGAGGGCGTCGTTCACCATCCTCTCGCTGCCCATGACTGA
- a CDS encoding SMR family transporter has product MPWIYLMIAIIGEVIGTSALKSAEGFTRLWPSATVIVGYAVAFYFLSLTVDKIPVGISYAIWSALGIVLVSLIAWILHGQALDRPAIAGMGLIIAGVLVCTLWSKSATHG; this is encoded by the coding sequence ATGCCATGGATCTATCTGATGATCGCGATAATCGGCGAGGTCATCGGCACCTCGGCGCTGAAGTCCGCGGAAGGCTTCACCCGACTCTGGCCCTCGGCGACCGTTATTGTGGGGTATGCGGTCGCCTTCTATTTCCTCTCGCTCACCGTCGACAAGATTCCGGTGGGCATCTCCTACGCGATCTGGTCGGCACTAGGCATCGTGCTGGTCTCGCTCATCGCCTGGATTCTCCATGGCCAGGCGCTGGATCGCCCCGCCATCGCCGGCATGGGACTCATCATCGCCGGCGTGCTGGTCTGCACGCTATGGTCGAAGTCGGCCACCCACGGATGA